A genome region from Chryseobacterium sp. G0186 includes the following:
- the tsaE gene encoding tRNA (adenosine(37)-N6)-threonylcarbamoyltransferase complex ATPase subunit type 1 TsaE, translating into MQFTIHTIEDWQEIVDTIIPDLKHNILLLKGNLGAGKTTFTQFLLKNLGSEDEVNSPTYSIVNEYNTSKGKVYHFDLYRLKNIEEVYDIGIEEYLDNSFLCIIEWPEVYEDELYGLNYHTMSIVNTGENREVSFE; encoded by the coding sequence ATGCAGTTTACCATCCATACCATTGAAGACTGGCAGGAAATTGTTGATACAATCATTCCTGACTTAAAACATAACATCCTTTTACTTAAAGGAAACCTGGGAGCAGGAAAGACAACCTTCACTCAATTTTTACTTAAAAACCTTGGAAGTGAAGATGAGGTTAACTCTCCTACCTATTCCATTGTGAATGAATATAATACTTCAAAAGGAAAAGTGTATCACTTTGATCTTTACCGTTTAAAAAATATCGAAGAAGTTTATGATATTGGTATTGAAGAATATCTCGACAACTCTTTTCTGTGCATTATTGAATGGCCGGAAGTGTATGAAGATGAACTGTACGGGCTCAACTATCACACAATGAGTATTGTGAATACCGGTGAAAACAGAGAAGTTTCATTCGAGTAA
- a CDS encoding cation:proton antiporter, translating into MNLGKYKNLIFYITTIAFFSCLMYFFIIEGQTLEIKENIVDKTSSGSTWENFQESFKTNLHHPLALLLAQIVIIILTARLFGWICMKIRQPSVIGEMIAGIILGPSLLGMYFPEFSAFLFPKESLGNLQFLSQIGLILFMYIVGMELDLSVLRKKAHDAVVISHASIIIPFALGIGLSYFIYQEFSPDGIQFTSFALFIAISMSITAFPVLARIVQERNLQKTKLGTIVITCAAADDITAWCILAAVIAIVKAGSFTSSIYVIIMAIAYVFLMIKIVRPFLKRIGDLQAGKNTINKPIVAIFFLTLILSSYITEVIGIHALFGAFMAGAIMPENAKFRTLFIDKVEDVALVLLLPLFFVFTGLRTQIGLLNDSHLWMTAGFIILTAVVGKFAGSALTARFVGINWKESLTIGALMNTRGLMELIVLNIGYDLGVLGPEIFAMLVIMALFTTFMTGPALDFINFVFKSKKDEDEPIPENDSKYRVLLSFDKPESGSTLLRLANDFTHKMNGNKSITAMNIAPVDEMHAYDINEYEESQFQNVIETSHELNLEVATLFKASTDIENDLTSITNKGHYDLLLIMLGKSMYEGSLLGRLLGFTTKIINPEKLLNTVKGKGNIFNNSPFDDFTLQILDKANIPVGVLVEKDFTAADKVFVPIFNLSDFYLLEYAKRLINNNNSQIIILDAAGQIRNNIEVKELIRSIEQVAPNHITLYNEKKIEKEFLNSQNLMLISSKSWKNLIDTKSLWLSDIPSTLIISNP; encoded by the coding sequence ATGAATTTGGGGAAATACAAAAATTTAATTTTCTACATCACAACCATAGCATTCTTTTCATGCCTGATGTACTTTTTCATCATCGAAGGACAGACATTGGAGATAAAGGAAAATATTGTGGATAAAACCAGCAGTGGCTCAACCTGGGAAAATTTCCAGGAGTCATTTAAAACAAATTTACACCATCCCCTGGCATTATTGCTAGCCCAGATTGTTATCATTATTCTTACTGCAAGGCTTTTCGGATGGATCTGCATGAAAATAAGACAACCCAGTGTAATTGGAGAAATGATTGCCGGTATTATCCTCGGGCCATCCCTTCTTGGAATGTATTTTCCTGAGTTTTCAGCCTTTCTTTTTCCAAAGGAATCATTAGGCAACCTACAGTTTTTGAGCCAGATAGGTCTTATTCTCTTCATGTATATTGTAGGAATGGAACTGGATCTGAGTGTCTTAAGAAAGAAAGCACATGATGCCGTAGTCATCAGCCATGCCAGTATTATCATTCCTTTTGCACTGGGAATTGGCCTTTCCTACTTTATTTATCAGGAATTTTCACCAGATGGCATTCAGTTTACTTCTTTTGCCTTATTTATAGCAATTTCCATGAGTATTACAGCCTTCCCGGTACTGGCAAGAATTGTACAGGAAAGAAATCTGCAGAAAACCAAGCTTGGAACCATCGTCATTACCTGTGCCGCGGCAGATGATATTACAGCATGGTGTATTCTTGCAGCAGTGATCGCGATTGTAAAGGCAGGTTCTTTTACAAGTTCAATCTATGTGATCATCATGGCTATTGCCTATGTATTTCTAATGATTAAAATTGTAAGACCTTTCCTGAAAAGAATCGGGGATCTTCAGGCCGGAAAAAATACGATCAACAAACCGATAGTTGCTATTTTCTTCCTTACCTTAATCTTATCATCATATATCACTGAAGTTATTGGAATTCATGCCTTGTTTGGAGCATTTATGGCAGGAGCTATTATGCCTGAAAATGCAAAATTCCGTACATTGTTCATTGATAAGGTGGAGGATGTAGCCTTAGTACTTCTTCTTCCGTTGTTCTTTGTCTTTACGGGACTTCGTACCCAGATCGGTTTGCTGAATGACAGCCATCTTTGGATGACCGCAGGATTTATTATTTTAACAGCTGTGGTTGGAAAATTTGCAGGAAGTGCACTGACCGCCAGATTTGTGGGCATCAACTGGAAAGAAAGTTTAACCATTGGAGCCTTGATGAATACGCGAGGTTTGATGGAACTTATCGTCCTTAATATTGGTTATGACCTTGGAGTATTGGGTCCTGAAATCTTTGCCATGCTTGTTATCATGGCCTTATTTACCACTTTCATGACAGGCCCGGCACTGGACTTTATTAATTTCGTTTTTAAATCTAAAAAAGACGAAGACGAACCTATTCCTGAAAATGATTCTAAGTACCGTGTACTGCTGTCTTTTGACAAACCGGAATCCGGAAGTACTCTTCTAAGACTTGCTAATGATTTTACCCATAAAATGAATGGGAATAAGAGCATTACCGCGATGAATATTGCTCCGGTGGATGAAATGCATGCTTATGACATTAATGAATATGAAGAATCCCAATTTCAGAATGTCATTGAAACATCCCACGAGCTGAACCTGGAAGTTGCCACCCTTTTCAAGGCCTCTACCGATATAGAAAATGATCTTACCAGCATTACCAATAAAGGACATTATGATCTCCTGCTGATCATGCTTGGAAAATCGATGTATGAAGGAAGTTTATTGGGGAGACTCCTAGGATTTACAACTAAAATTATTAACCCGGAAAAACTTTTAAATACAGTAAAAGGTAAAGGCAACATCTTCAACAATTCTCCTTTTGACGATTTTACGTTGCAGATTTTAGATAAGGCCAATATTCCGGTGGGTGTTTTAGTGGAAAAAGACTTCACAGCAGCAGATAAAGTATTTGTTCCCATCTTCAATCTAAGTGATTTTTATCTTCTTGAATATGCAAAAAGGTTGATTAACAATAATAATTCACAGATTATTATTCTTGATGCTGCGGGACAGATCCGTAACAATATTGAGGTGAAAGAACTGATCAGAAGTATTGAACAGGTAGCACCCAATCATATTACGCTGTACAATGAGAAAAAAATTGAAAAAGAATTTTTAAATTCTCAAAATTTAATGTTAATCAGCAGCAAAAGCTGGAAAAACCTGATTGATACAAAGAGTCTCTGGCTGTCTGACATTCCGTCAACATTAATTATTTCAAATCCATAA
- the dnaG gene encoding DNA primase — MISKQTIDKIFSTIRVEEIVGEYVQLKRAGSNFKGLSPFHEEKSPSFVVSPSKQIWKDFSTGKGGTAISFLMEIENFTYPEALRHAAKKYGIEIEEDQRDISDEAKHAQTEKDLLYKIHEVANTYFQEILWDDEEGRSIGLAYFKERELKDDIIKKFQLGYSPEKKNAFTTYALEKGYNKEILEKSGLSIFPENTPAGVDRFRERVIFPIHSFSGRVLGFGARILKNNVKTAKYLNSPETEIYHKSNVLYGLNQSKQAISRKNGCLLVEGYMDVISLHMSGIENVVASSGTSLTTEQIKLIKRLTENVTILFDGDNAGIKASFRSIDMLLTEGMNIRVLLFPDGDDPDSFARKHPQEYVEKYIENEAMDFIDFKAEILLRDVGNDPIKKAEAIRDIVKSVSFVQNALKREVYLKEVSNKFGLSEQSLFNELDVQKQITQNQTHHVQQQQKEKATTPKMEIVPLDQEKEDPFLFDVLFMENKLVDHMLMFGDIVLKRKNEQNEEYQITVIEEILHHFEEEQYAFLVKENEIIINQVREGIQKEELRSGNFFVSFMDEEITTKVVDALMPLDELENWASRNIYPPNYGDKVADQIKGDVLLHKYRYIDYLITETAKELDQYSNTDETKYYELIKKITLLKQASIRLSNIIEYSPIKGIYGNRRR, encoded by the coding sequence ATGATTTCTAAGCAGACCATAGATAAAATATTCTCCACAATCAGAGTAGAAGAGATTGTGGGCGAATATGTGCAGTTGAAAAGAGCAGGGTCTAACTTTAAGGGGCTCAGTCCTTTTCATGAGGAAAAATCTCCTAGTTTTGTGGTTTCACCAAGCAAGCAGATCTGGAAAGATTTCTCTACCGGAAAAGGAGGTACGGCGATCTCTTTCCTGATGGAGATTGAAAATTTCACCTATCCTGAGGCGCTTCGCCACGCTGCGAAGAAATACGGAATCGAAATTGAAGAGGATCAGCGGGATATTTCCGATGAAGCAAAACATGCACAAACGGAAAAAGATCTGCTGTATAAGATTCATGAGGTTGCCAATACCTATTTTCAGGAGATTCTTTGGGATGATGAAGAGGGTAGAAGTATAGGACTTGCTTATTTTAAAGAAAGAGAGCTTAAGGATGATATCATCAAGAAGTTCCAGCTTGGATATTCCCCCGAAAAAAAGAATGCCTTTACCACCTATGCACTGGAAAAAGGATACAACAAGGAAATTCTTGAAAAATCCGGACTTTCTATTTTCCCTGAAAATACCCCTGCAGGAGTAGACCGTTTCAGAGAAAGGGTTATTTTCCCGATCCATAGTTTTTCAGGAAGAGTTTTAGGTTTTGGAGCAAGGATTCTTAAGAATAATGTTAAGACTGCGAAGTATCTCAACTCCCCGGAAACGGAGATTTATCATAAATCCAATGTTCTTTACGGTTTAAACCAAAGTAAGCAGGCTATTTCAAGAAAGAATGGCTGTCTTTTGGTGGAAGGGTATATGGATGTGATTTCCCTTCATATGTCCGGAATAGAAAACGTTGTCGCAAGTTCCGGAACTTCTCTGACGACAGAACAGATCAAGCTGATTAAGAGACTTACCGAAAATGTAACGATCCTTTTCGACGGAGATAATGCCGGTATTAAAGCCAGCTTCCGAAGCATTGATATGTTGCTGACCGAAGGAATGAACATCCGTGTGTTGCTCTTCCCGGATGGAGATGACCCGGATTCCTTTGCCAGAAAACACCCACAGGAATACGTTGAAAAATACATCGAAAATGAAGCGATGGATTTCATCGACTTTAAGGCAGAAATTCTCCTAAGGGATGTAGGAAATGATCCTATTAAAAAGGCTGAGGCGATCCGTGATATCGTAAAGTCGGTTTCTTTTGTACAGAATGCTCTGAAAAGAGAAGTGTACCTTAAGGAAGTTTCCAATAAGTTCGGGCTTTCTGAGCAGAGCCTTTTCAATGAACTGGATGTTCAGAAGCAGATTACCCAGAATCAGACGCATCATGTTCAGCAACAACAGAAAGAAAAAGCAACCACTCCAAAGATGGAGATTGTTCCTTTGGATCAGGAGAAAGAAGATCCTTTTCTGTTCGATGTACTGTTTATGGAGAATAAACTGGTTGACCACATGCTGATGTTCGGAGATATTGTTTTGAAAAGGAAGAATGAACAGAATGAGGAATATCAGATCACGGTTATTGAAGAAATTCTTCATCATTTTGAAGAGGAACAATATGCATTCCTGGTTAAGGAAAATGAGATTATTATCAATCAGGTAAGAGAGGGAATCCAGAAAGAAGAACTTAGAAGTGGAAACTTTTTTGTATCTTTTATGGATGAAGAGATTACCACAAAAGTAGTTGACGCTCTGATGCCTTTGGATGAACTTGAAAACTGGGCTTCCAGAAACATTTATCCGCCCAACTACGGAGATAAGGTGGCAGATCAGATCAAAGGGGATGTTCTGCTACATAAATACAGGTATATTGACTATTTAATAACAGAAACAGCCAAGGAGCTTGATCAATACAGCAATACAGATGAAACAAAGTATTATGAACTGATTAAAAAGATTACTTTGCTGAAACAGGCTTCAATACGATTGAGCAATATTATTGAATACTCACCAATCAAGGGTATTTATGGGAACAGAAGAAGATAG
- a CDS encoding T9SS type A sorting domain-containing protein: protein MRKIYLFFLLLCMQFFFAQFTENDIKFWVGTGSKKAYFIADFNDSNTPKSYAWGYRFDADNLMAEDMINAIASAEPKMQADILSGFLFSFAYNHHAPSTDDYWIPWFGSSAENMSNNNNGPGSVSLTDGLWFGITYGSDDAHIDTPPSTPVPAYNSKWYTPSQITNWIGTGSNKSLVVVDFGTNSSNGNANSFVFGIQYNGSITAEQALQLIQSQASYFSFTASNGQVSNLSVNNFTGNSNWKLYKGKDLSSWQKKTNLSEIQLSNNQWMGLSFGDRRPFTPTEASNATLGVSSVQKKAFRIYPNPTSDFIQVESPENIKEVNIYSALGQKVITSQATKINVKFLDTGIYWMEIKTNNNSTIHKIVKK, encoded by the coding sequence ATGAGAAAAATCTATCTTTTTTTCTTACTGCTTTGTATGCAGTTTTTCTTTGCCCAATTCACAGAAAACGACATTAAGTTTTGGGTAGGAACAGGTTCTAAAAAGGCTTATTTCATTGCTGATTTCAATGATAGTAACACTCCAAAGTCCTATGCCTGGGGGTATCGTTTTGACGCTGATAATTTAATGGCGGAAGATATGATCAATGCCATTGCATCGGCAGAACCTAAAATGCAGGCTGATATTCTTTCAGGATTCCTGTTTAGCTTCGCCTATAACCATCATGCTCCAAGCACCGATGATTACTGGATACCCTGGTTCGGGTCAAGTGCGGAAAACATGTCTAATAACAATAATGGTCCAGGTTCTGTTAGCTTAACAGACGGACTATGGTTTGGAATTACCTATGGGTCTGATGATGCCCACATTGACACACCACCATCAACTCCTGTGCCTGCCTATAACTCTAAATGGTATACCCCATCTCAAATTACCAACTGGATTGGAACGGGAAGCAATAAAAGTCTTGTGGTTGTAGATTTCGGGACCAATAGCTCCAACGGGAATGCCAATTCTTTTGTTTTTGGAATTCAATACAATGGAAGCATTACGGCAGAGCAGGCATTGCAGCTTATTCAGTCACAGGCATCTTATTTCAGCTTTACAGCAAGTAACGGCCAGGTTTCTAATTTATCTGTAAATAACTTTACAGGGAACAGCAACTGGAAGCTATATAAGGGAAAAGATTTATCCAGCTGGCAAAAGAAAACAAATCTTAGTGAGATACAGTTAAGTAATAATCAATGGATGGGACTAAGCTTTGGAGATAGAAGACCATTTACCCCTACTGAAGCCAGTAATGCAACACTGGGAGTTTCTTCTGTACAGAAAAAAGCATTCCGTATTTATCCTAATCCAACAAGTGATTTTATTCAGGTTGAATCCCCTGAAAATATAAAAGAAGTGAACATCTACTCTGCTCTGGGACAGAAAGTAATAACATCCCAAGCTACAAAGATTAATGTTAAATTTTTAGATACAGGAATCTATTGGATGGAGATTAAGACAAACAATAATTCTACGATACATAAGATTGTTAAGAAATAA
- a CDS encoding LytR/AlgR family response regulator transcription factor, with protein sequence MIKCVILDDEILAISYLKLLCEQIDDVEVIKAFNDPKVFLKEIDSLDCNLCILDIEMPGMTGLQVAELISGSKKIIFTTAYKEYAAEAFDLNVVDYVRKPIKKERLVQAFEKAKEQIHTIQKKNFIEWNTNIGKTVILTEQIAYIKTSEIDSRDKDIILNDGTTIVLKNLNFKNLLEMLPAKDFAQVNKKEIIALSSIKVFTTNEIITTIPAEDEHFLKLQIGDAYKASLMELFTR encoded by the coding sequence ATGATAAAATGCGTTATTCTAGATGATGAAATATTAGCCATCAGCTATTTAAAACTTCTATGTGAACAGATTGATGACGTAGAGGTCATAAAGGCATTCAACGATCCTAAGGTTTTCCTGAAAGAAATTGATTCTCTTGACTGTAACCTTTGTATACTCGACATTGAAATGCCCGGAATGACAGGGCTTCAGGTAGCCGAATTGATCTCCGGTTCAAAGAAAATCATCTTTACTACCGCCTACAAGGAATATGCAGCAGAGGCATTCGACCTCAATGTGGTGGATTACGTCCGAAAACCTATCAAAAAAGAACGTTTGGTACAGGCTTTTGAAAAGGCCAAGGAACAAATCCATACCATTCAGAAAAAAAACTTTATCGAATGGAATACCAATATCGGTAAAACTGTCATTTTAACAGAGCAAATTGCCTATATCAAAACATCAGAAATCGACAGTCGCGATAAGGATATTATTCTTAACGACGGAACCACCATTGTCTTAAAGAACCTCAACTTTAAAAACCTCCTGGAAATGCTTCCTGCCAAGGATTTTGCACAGGTTAACAAGAAAGAGATCATTGCCCTATCCTCCATCAAAGTATTTACAACCAACGAGATCATCACGACGATTCCTGCAGAGGATGAACACTTTCTTAAGCTTCAGATCGGGGATGCCTACAAGGCTTCCTTAATGGAATTGTTTACAAGGTAA
- the clpP gene encoding ATP-dependent Clp endopeptidase proteolytic subunit ClpP, which produces MDIKKDFRDFSVKHLGNNGLVTDQYMGMYGPTNLTPYIMEERRLNVAQMDVFSRLMMDRIIFLGTGIDDQVANIVTAQLLFLESADPSKDIQIYINSPGGSVYAGLGIYDTMQIIKPDVATICTGMAASMGAVLLVAGEKGKRSALKHSRVMIHQPSGGAQGVASDMEINLREMLKLKQELYEIIGHHSGQTYEWVEKSSDRDYWMTSEEAKGYGMVDEVLQRSTEKK; this is translated from the coding sequence ATGGACATTAAAAAAGATTTCAGAGATTTCTCTGTAAAGCATTTAGGAAACAACGGTTTGGTTACCGATCAGTATATGGGTATGTATGGCCCAACGAATCTTACACCGTACATCATGGAGGAAAGAAGATTAAACGTTGCTCAGATGGACGTTTTCTCCCGTTTGATGATGGACAGAATTATCTTCCTGGGAACAGGAATTGATGATCAGGTAGCGAACATCGTTACAGCACAGCTTTTATTCCTGGAAAGTGCTGATCCTTCAAAAGATATTCAGATCTATATCAACTCTCCTGGGGGTAGTGTATATGCAGGTTTGGGAATTTATGACACGATGCAGATCATTAAGCCGGACGTAGCAACAATCTGTACAGGTATGGCTGCTTCAATGGGAGCTGTATTATTGGTTGCAGGTGAAAAAGGAAAACGTTCTGCATTGAAGCATTCAAGAGTAATGATTCACCAGCCGTCTGGAGGAGCACAAGGAGTTGCTTCCGATATGGAGATCAACTTGAGAGAGATGCTGAAATTAAAGCAGGAGCTTTATGAGATCATCGGTCATCATTCAGGACAGACGTATGAGTGGGTTGAAAAATCTTCAGACAGAGATTACTGGATGACTTCTGAAGAGGCAAAAGGCTACGGAATGGTAGATGAGGTTCTTCAAAGATCTACAGAGAAAAAATAA
- a CDS encoding histidine kinase — MEGNYYMIHDYLIFIGVFAIFLFLTVSIYLFSQNQKLNQKNTKLSETNKIIEQRLNEVRLEHIGTKLNPHLFKNILNSVQSHAYQTYMSLDKLANVLDYILYESNNKYVSPKEELNFALSLIEINKIKINPLFDFRIKSRINKSDSVYEEKVFAPLISVDLIENAFKHTDFLAQDSFISISLELENGIFTMKVSNKASLKNSLEKEKSGFGSQSLDQRLKMIYSTYYQLEKSSKNGIFTAELKINLGEFYDKMRYSR, encoded by the coding sequence ATGGAAGGCAATTACTACATGATTCATGATTATCTGATATTCATCGGAGTTTTTGCCATTTTCCTTTTTCTGACTGTTAGTATTTATCTGTTTAGCCAAAATCAGAAACTCAATCAGAAAAACACCAAGCTCTCTGAAACCAATAAGATCATTGAGCAGCGCCTCAACGAGGTTCGTCTGGAACACATCGGAACAAAGCTGAATCCGCATTTATTTAAAAACATCCTCAATTCTGTTCAGTCTCATGCTTACCAGACTTATATGTCTCTGGATAAACTGGCCAATGTTCTGGATTATATTTTATATGAAAGCAACAATAAATATGTAAGTCCAAAAGAGGAACTTAATTTTGCCTTAAGCCTTATTGAAATTAATAAAATCAAGATCAACCCTCTTTTTGATTTTAGGATCAAATCCAGAATTAATAAATCCGATTCAGTGTATGAAGAAAAGGTTTTTGCCCCGTTAATTTCTGTTGATCTTATTGAAAATGCATTTAAGCACACCGATTTTCTGGCACAGGATTCCTTTATTTCCATTTCACTGGAACTTGAAAATGGCATCTTTACCATGAAGGTCAGCAATAAAGCTTCATTAAAGAATAGTTTGGAAAAGGAAAAGAGCGGTTTTGGAAGCCAATCCCTGGATCAAAGACTTAAGATGATCTACAGCACTTATTATCAATTGGAAAAAAGTTCAAAAAACGGGATCTTCACCGCAGAATTAAAAATCAATTTAGGAGAATTCTATGATAAAATGCGTTATTCTAGATGA
- a CDS encoding DUF4258 domain-containing protein — MKKFKFYAIGFIPGLILVFFILNKKGASCSGYLPNSRVIAESLSKEFKYSEEAKTAMITYKIDEKFIKDSIITNGKVDFDKSHAQKKPCPNYLLTYPEKNPAYEIIFEKCEETVTVNSLKKLK, encoded by the coding sequence ATGAAAAAGTTTAAATTCTATGCAATAGGCTTCATTCCGGGGCTAATTCTCGTATTTTTTATTTTAAACAAGAAAGGAGCAAGCTGCAGCGGTTACCTACCCAACAGCCGTGTTATTGCAGAAAGTCTTTCCAAGGAATTCAAGTACTCTGAAGAGGCTAAAACGGCAATGATCACCTATAAGATTGATGAAAAGTTTATAAAGGACAGCATCATCACCAACGGAAAAGTAGATTTTGACAAAAGCCACGCTCAGAAAAAACCATGTCCTAATTATCTTCTGACCTATCCAGAAAAAAATCCGGCTTACGAGATTATTTTCGAGAAATGTGAAGAAACCGTAACTGTAAACAGTCTTAAGAAGCTTAAGTAG
- a CDS encoding alanine dehydrogenase: MSTNIFTPFTEEELMPKEEKLEVIKKGKQFSIGIPKETCLNERRTCITPDAVQVLVEHGHEIIVEAGAGQGSFFTDLQYSESGAKITNNPQEAFGQDLILKINPPTEDEIDYMKPNTYLVSALQINLRDKGYFLKLAEKKINAIAFEFIVDEYKQLALVRLIGEIAGTVSVLYASELLALSNGLMLGGITGVRPAEVVILGAGIVGEFATKAAIGLGASIKVFDNSLSKLRRLHTMVDSRVPTSIIDPKELSKSLRRADVVIGALPRLNMTPIVTEDMVMKMKKGSVIIDITIDNGKVIETSELTTMEDPYIIKHGVIHCGLPNLTSRMPRTTTKAISNFFLSYILNYDEEGGFENMLIRKNEMKQSLYMYKGRHTKKIICDRFGLTYHDINLLIF, from the coding sequence ATGAGTACAAACATTTTTACTCCTTTCACAGAAGAAGAATTGATGCCGAAAGAAGAAAAATTGGAGGTTATAAAGAAAGGAAAACAGTTCAGTATTGGTATTCCTAAGGAAACCTGTCTCAACGAAAGGAGAACCTGCATTACTCCGGACGCCGTACAGGTGCTTGTAGAGCATGGCCATGAGATCATCGTAGAAGCAGGGGCCGGACAAGGTTCATTTTTTACAGATTTACAGTATTCCGAATCGGGAGCAAAGATCACCAATAATCCCCAAGAGGCATTTGGACAGGATCTGATTTTAAAAATCAATCCTCCTACTGAGGATGAGATTGATTATATGAAGCCTAATACATATTTGGTTTCAGCACTTCAGATCAATCTTAGAGATAAAGGATATTTCCTTAAGCTTGCAGAGAAAAAAATAAATGCAATCGCCTTTGAATTTATCGTTGATGAATACAAACAGCTTGCATTGGTAAGATTAATCGGTGAAATTGCAGGAACCGTTTCTGTTTTATACGCTTCAGAATTATTAGCCTTATCCAATGGCTTAATGCTGGGTGGTATTACAGGGGTAAGACCTGCTGAAGTAGTAATTTTGGGAGCCGGAATTGTGGGTGAATTTGCCACAAAGGCAGCCATTGGTCTGGGAGCCAGCATTAAGGTTTTCGATAACTCATTATCAAAGTTGAGAAGACTTCACACCATGGTTGACAGCCGCGTTCCTACCTCCATCATCGATCCTAAGGAGCTTAGCAAAAGTCTAAGACGTGCCGATGTAGTTATTGGTGCTCTTCCAAGATTAAATATGACCCCTATTGTCACCGAAGATATGGTGATGAAAATGAAGAAAGGCAGTGTCATCATCGATATTACCATAGACAACGGTAAGGTTATTGAAACTTCTGAACTGACCACCATGGAAGATCCTTACATCATCAAACATGGTGTAATCCACTGCGGACTTCCGAACCTTACTTCAAGAATGCCTAGAACCACTACTAAGGCGATTTCAAATTTCTTCCTTTCCTATATTTTAAATTATGATGAAGAAGGCGGCTTTGAAAATATGCTGATCCGCAAAAATGAAATGAAGCAGAGCTTATATATGTACAAAGGAAGACATACCAAAAAGATCATCTGTGACCGTTTCGGACTTACGTACCACGATATCAATCTTTTAATTTTTTAA